The Nocardioides sp. S-1144 genome includes a region encoding these proteins:
- a CDS encoding GNAT family N-acetyltransferase, with amino-acid sequence MSELLHGVLDVGDESEAGRARVEAWSEAVHRSFLEARPDDGRTRRLVDNAVAQSARVAGAWRPETTLPGAEVPVGTLASWQGEITVAPGRSLPLHMITDVTVAPTHRRRGLARRLMTDDLAHAVAQGRPLAALTVSEGSIYGRFGFGLGTRLRHVVVDLGARFALRREPAPPGTFTLVDPATAWPHVRRVFAAHAAATRGAVGRPQFYESILTGAFDWESGSENRKLRAVLHLDAGGAADGYALWSLAGQVEGRETIDVVDLVGLTPEVQLALWRQLADIDLVEQARWRRAPLSGVLDWALTDPRVVTTTKVADLLWVRVLDVPAALGARAWGADGSVVLDVDDALGHAAGRWRVEVVDGVARVGATEDAADLRLSADTLGALYLGGVTTDVLAAAGRLLGESSAVQRWARMADVGPEPWCTTGF; translated from the coding sequence ATGTCCGAGCTGCTGCACGGCGTCCTCGACGTCGGTGACGAGTCCGAGGCCGGTCGCGCGCGGGTGGAGGCCTGGAGCGAGGCCGTGCACCGCAGCTTCCTCGAGGCCCGCCCCGACGACGGCCGCACCCGGCGCCTGGTCGACAACGCCGTCGCCCAGTCCGCCCGCGTCGCCGGGGCCTGGCGTCCCGAGACCACGCTGCCCGGCGCCGAGGTGCCGGTCGGGACCCTGGCGAGCTGGCAGGGGGAGATCACGGTGGCGCCGGGCCGGTCGCTGCCGCTGCACATGATCACCGACGTGACCGTCGCGCCCACCCACCGGCGCCGCGGCCTGGCCCGCCGGCTGATGACCGACGACCTGGCCCACGCGGTGGCCCAGGGGCGACCGCTGGCCGCGCTCACCGTGTCCGAGGGCAGCATCTACGGCCGCTTCGGCTTCGGCCTCGGCACCCGGCTGCGCCACGTCGTCGTCGACCTCGGCGCCCGCTTCGCCCTGCGCCGTGAGCCCGCGCCGCCGGGCACCTTCACGCTCGTCGACCCCGCGACGGCCTGGCCGCACGTGCGGCGGGTCTTCGCCGCCCACGCCGCGGCCACGCGCGGGGCGGTGGGCCGCCCGCAGTTCTACGAGTCCATCCTCACCGGCGCCTTCGACTGGGAGTCCGGCAGCGAGAACCGCAAGCTGCGCGCCGTCCTCCACCTCGACGCCGGCGGCGCCGCCGACGGCTACGCGCTGTGGAGCCTGGCCGGCCAGGTCGAGGGCCGCGAGACCATCGACGTGGTCGACCTGGTCGGGCTGACCCCGGAGGTGCAGCTGGCGCTGTGGCGGCAGCTGGCCGACATCGACCTGGTCGAGCAGGCGCGCTGGCGGCGCGCCCCGCTGTCCGGCGTCCTCGACTGGGCGCTCACCGACCCGCGCGTCGTGACCACGACGAAGGTCGCGGACCTGCTCTGGGTGCGGGTGCTCGACGTCCCCGCGGCCCTCGGCGCCCGCGCGTGGGGTGCCGACGGCTCGGTCGTGCTCGACGTCGACGACGCGCTCGGCCACGCCGCCGGGCGGTGGCGGGTCGAGGTCGTGGACGGCGTCGCCCGGGTCGGGGCCACCGAGGACGCCGCCGACCTCCGGCTGTCCGCCGACACCCTCGGTGCGCTCTACCTCGGCGGCGTCACCACCGACGTGCTGGCCGCGGCCGGGCGCCTGCTCGGCGAGTCGTCCGCGGTGCAGCGGTGGGCCCGGATGGCCGACGTCGGCCCCGAGCCCTGGTGCACGACCGGGTTCTAG
- a CDS encoding PP2C family protein-serine/threonine phosphatase, producing the protein MTGVELHHGAATDVGLVRQVNEDSFLVAPPVFVVADGMGGHDRGDVASRLVVEEFGRLADAGYDPNRGPDIIAETLRTAQARIGEYDAGQRAAGAHDFAAGTTAVVALLIEQSTEPKWLLANLGDSRIYRINDGVLDQVSVDHSVVQELVEAGVITADDAAVHPERHIITRALGGGGSAEADYFVLPLSGAERLMLCSDGVSGMIDDAAIAEILLSTSDPRDAADRVVAAAVAAGGRDNATAVVVDVVGLADDRPYDSDAQRESLEQKLGALP; encoded by the coding sequence GTGACCGGCGTCGAGCTGCACCACGGCGCGGCCACCGACGTCGGACTGGTGCGCCAGGTCAACGAGGACTCCTTCCTCGTCGCCCCACCGGTCTTCGTCGTCGCCGACGGCATGGGCGGCCACGACCGCGGCGACGTCGCGAGCCGCCTCGTGGTGGAGGAGTTCGGCCGGCTGGCCGACGCCGGCTACGACCCGAACCGGGGCCCCGACATCATCGCCGAGACCCTGCGCACCGCCCAGGCCCGTATCGGCGAGTACGACGCCGGGCAGCGCGCCGCCGGTGCCCACGACTTCGCCGCCGGCACCACGGCCGTCGTGGCGCTGCTCATCGAGCAGTCGACCGAGCCGAAGTGGCTGCTGGCCAACCTCGGCGACTCCCGCATCTACCGCATCAACGACGGCGTCCTCGACCAGGTCAGCGTCGACCACAGCGTCGTCCAGGAGCTCGTCGAGGCCGGGGTGATCACCGCCGACGACGCCGCCGTGCACCCGGAGCGGCACATCATCACCCGCGCGCTCGGGGGCGGGGGCAGTGCCGAGGCCGACTACTTCGTGCTGCCGCTGTCGGGGGCGGAGCGGCTGATGCTGTGCTCCGACGGCGTCAGCGGCATGATCGACGACGCCGCGATCGCCGAGATCCTGCTCAGCACCTCCGATCCGCGTGACGCCGCCGACCGGGTCGTCGCGGCCGCCGTGGCGGCCGGTGGACGTGACAACGCGACGGCCGTCGTCGTCGATGTGGTGGGATTGGCCGACGATCGACCGTACGACTCCGACGCGCAGCGCGAGAGTCTCGAGCAGAAGTTGGGAGCGCTGCCATGA
- a CDS encoding FHA domain-containing protein, with protein MSEHPGTWSYRPGSWFGVFGAATTLVLPATEKARVAELWSRIDDGAGFDDVLDALLQSGLGALSGFVLVGSGDGPTKILVRGASVHASVTAGGETFELDGSTVSTWVERTLAEVTALSVVVDGGDPDADDLPIHGGLVRVGRVDLPPHTTSVASPAAEPEELAPVAAEPEPEPEPEPEPEPEPVVEAAAVPAPYAGDPDTIIPPVGPPLEKPAEPEPEPEPEPEPEPEPEPEPEPEEPPATELLDLAEAESSPLDDDGDTTNMGSPEPAADADPVEPVDPADAAPSWPPAPPSPPAPPAWPGSTPPPPPPAFVPPAPPTADEAPAHDALSDPGPVVPVDHDGLTQAGVDGGEFARSQPGIAGQPMAPSIGRSVARLMISNGDVVDVDRVVLVGRAPEARRFTTTDQPTLVTVPSPLHEISSTHVEFRPGSGADHGSAVVTDMGSTNGTVLVQPGLGPEELKPGIAVQVLPGATVNLGDGVTIQVAHP; from the coding sequence ATGAGCGAGCACCCGGGCACCTGGTCCTACCGACCCGGATCGTGGTTCGGCGTCTTCGGGGCCGCGACGACCCTGGTGCTGCCGGCGACCGAGAAGGCACGGGTCGCCGAGCTGTGGTCGCGCATCGACGACGGCGCCGGCTTCGACGACGTCCTCGACGCCCTCCTGCAGTCCGGGCTCGGTGCGCTCTCGGGCTTCGTGCTGGTGGGCAGCGGCGACGGCCCGACCAAGATCCTGGTCCGCGGCGCCTCGGTGCACGCGAGCGTGACCGCCGGCGGTGAGACCTTCGAGCTCGACGGCTCCACGGTCTCCACGTGGGTCGAGCGCACGCTCGCCGAGGTGACCGCGCTGAGCGTCGTCGTCGACGGCGGCGACCCCGACGCCGACGACCTCCCGATCCACGGCGGCCTGGTCCGCGTCGGCCGCGTCGACCTGCCGCCGCACACCACGTCGGTGGCGTCGCCCGCCGCGGAGCCGGAGGAGCTGGCGCCGGTCGCCGCGGAGCCCGAGCCGGAGCCGGAGCCCGAGCCGGAGCCGGAGCCGGAGCCCGTCGTCGAGGCCGCCGCCGTGCCGGCGCCGTACGCCGGCGACCCCGACACGATCATCCCGCCCGTGGGCCCGCCCCTCGAGAAGCCCGCCGAGCCGGAGCCCGAGCCCGAGCCGGAGCCGGAGCCGGAGCCGGAGCCCGAGCCCGAGCCCGAGCCCGAGGAGCCCCCGGCGACCGAGCTGCTCGACCTCGCCGAGGCCGAGTCGTCCCCGCTCGACGACGACGGCGACACCACCAACATGGGCAGCCCGGAGCCCGCCGCCGACGCCGACCCGGTCGAGCCGGTGGACCCGGCCGACGCCGCGCCGTCCTGGCCGCCGGCGCCGCCCTCGCCGCCGGCCCCGCCGGCCTGGCCCGGGTCGACCCCGCCGCCCCCGCCGCCGGCGTTCGTGCCGCCGGCGCCGCCGACCGCCGACGAGGCCCCCGCCCACGACGCCCTGTCCGACCCCGGACCCGTGGTGCCCGTCGACCACGACGGGCTCACCCAGGCCGGCGTCGACGGCGGCGAGTTCGCGCGCTCGCAGCCCGGGATCGCCGGGCAGCCGATGGCGCCGAGCATCGGTCGCTCGGTGGCCCGGCTGATGATCTCCAACGGCGACGTCGTCGACGTCGACCGCGTGGTCCTGGTCGGCCGGGCCCCCGAGGCGCGGCGCTTCACCACCACCGACCAGCCGACGCTGGTCACCGTCCCGAGCCCGCTGCACGAGATCTCCTCGACCCACGTCGAGTTCCGGCCCGGGTCGGGCGCCGACCACGGCAGCGCCGTCGTGACCGACATGGGCTCGACCAACGGCACCGTGCTGGTGCAGCCCGGCCTCGGCCCCGAGGAGCTCAAGCCCGGCATCGCCGTGCAGGTCCTTCCCGGCGCGACGGTCAACCTCGGTGACGGCGTCACCATCCAGGTCGCACACCCCTGA
- a CDS encoding helicase C-terminal domain-containing protein: MATRDDAGFRTLADQLRSWSDERVARLLTARPDLTTPAPHDFGQLASRAAVRASLSRALDTLTRLELSVLDALVVAGQTTAADVRSIILAEPAAVDATLGRLVDLALVWHTRDGGLRVLSGVADALASGPGASGLRPRSADAPAPEVVAARLAEVSPAARAMLEHVVDAGGEATGGSARLTVLPEDAATPAEELIARRLLLPRTGGGLLVAPGEVGLALRGGRTTTEPVDVVPPIAVAERSAALVDRTAAGAAFEIVRQVELLLDQWGAHPPHVLRSGGLGVRDLKAATSLLAVDEQRAALVVETASVAGLLGHRADADGNSVWVPTDAFDAWIAEAPAARWATLVRAWLESPRLPGMVGTRDPAGKTWNALAPELASYAMAEARAGTLEALASLPPGQVLAAGTGLPSLVEQVAWHRPRRPRSRAQQVAWAMSEAAAFGVVGLDALASYARVLVAGDDPVPALAGLLPEPVDHVLIQADLTAVAPGPLEAALARQLQLVADVESRGGATVYRFTPGSVRRALDVGWTAVEVHAFLDEVSRTPVPQPLTYLVDDTVRTFGTVRVGHAEAFLRADDESALSELLHHPQSRGLGLRRIAPTVLISTIPVEVLLPRLRDLGVAPVVESPDGTVQVLRPDVLRARTPKDRGPSLRSVRGSARVASVVAAIRSGDRVAAVRPTTPTTPLTPSGALAALREAIEARVTVLIGYVDNQGVSSERVVDPRTIEGGSLQAYDHRADDVRAFAVHRITTVRPLSPSA, encoded by the coding sequence ATGGCCACCAGGGACGACGCGGGGTTCCGCACGCTCGCCGACCAGCTGCGCAGCTGGAGCGACGAGCGCGTCGCACGACTGCTCACCGCCCGACCCGACCTGACCACACCCGCCCCTCACGACTTCGGACAACTGGCGTCTCGTGCCGCGGTCCGTGCGTCGCTCTCGCGCGCACTCGACACCCTGACCCGACTCGAGCTCTCCGTGCTTGATGCCCTCGTGGTCGCCGGTCAAACCACGGCCGCCGACGTGCGCTCCATCATCCTCGCCGAGCCGGCCGCTGTCGACGCGACGCTCGGGCGACTGGTCGACCTGGCGCTGGTGTGGCACACGCGCGACGGCGGGCTCCGCGTGCTCTCCGGCGTGGCCGACGCCCTGGCGTCGGGTCCCGGCGCCAGCGGGCTGCGGCCGCGCTCGGCCGACGCCCCCGCTCCCGAGGTCGTCGCGGCCCGGCTGGCGGAGGTCTCCCCCGCCGCCCGGGCGATGCTCGAGCACGTCGTGGACGCCGGCGGCGAGGCCACCGGCGGCTCGGCCCGGCTCACCGTCCTCCCCGAGGACGCCGCCACCCCGGCCGAGGAGCTCATCGCCCGCCGTCTCCTCCTCCCCCGCACCGGCGGCGGCCTGCTGGTCGCACCCGGCGAGGTCGGGCTGGCCCTGCGCGGGGGCCGCACGACGACCGAGCCGGTCGACGTCGTCCCGCCGATCGCGGTGGCCGAGCGGTCGGCGGCGCTGGTCGACCGCACCGCGGCCGGCGCGGCGTTCGAGATCGTCCGGCAGGTCGAGCTGCTGCTCGACCAGTGGGGCGCGCACCCACCGCACGTGCTGCGCAGCGGCGGGCTGGGCGTCCGCGACCTCAAGGCGGCGACCTCCCTCCTGGCCGTCGACGAGCAGCGCGCGGCGCTGGTCGTCGAGACGGCGTCGGTCGCCGGGCTGCTGGGCCACCGTGCCGACGCCGACGGCAACTCGGTCTGGGTCCCCACCGACGCCTTCGACGCCTGGATCGCCGAGGCCCCGGCCGCGCGCTGGGCGACCCTGGTGCGGGCGTGGCTCGAGAGCCCACGCCTGCCGGGGATGGTCGGCACCCGCGACCCGGCCGGCAAGACGTGGAACGCCCTCGCGCCCGAGCTGGCGTCGTACGCGATGGCCGAGGCGCGCGCCGGGACGCTCGAGGCCCTCGCCTCGCTGCCCCCGGGCCAGGTCCTGGCCGCCGGCACCGGGTTGCCGTCGCTGGTCGAGCAGGTGGCGTGGCACCGGCCGCGCCGGCCGCGCTCGCGCGCCCAGCAGGTCGCGTGGGCGATGTCGGAGGCGGCGGCGTTCGGCGTGGTCGGGCTCGACGCGCTGGCGTCCTACGCCCGGGTGCTCGTGGCCGGCGACGACCCCGTGCCGGCGCTCGCCGGGCTGCTGCCCGAGCCGGTCGACCACGTGCTGATCCAGGCCGACCTGACCGCCGTCGCGCCCGGCCCGCTCGAGGCGGCGCTGGCGCGGCAGCTCCAGCTCGTCGCCGACGTCGAGTCCCGCGGCGGCGCGACGGTCTACCGCTTCACGCCCGGCTCGGTGCGCCGCGCGCTCGACGTCGGCTGGACCGCCGTCGAGGTGCACGCCTTCCTCGACGAGGTCTCCCGCACGCCGGTCCCGCAACCGCTGACCTACCTCGTCGACGACACCGTGCGCACCTTCGGCACGGTGCGCGTCGGGCACGCCGAGGCGTTCCTGCGCGCCGACGACGAGTCGGCGCTGAGCGAGCTGCTCCACCACCCGCAGTCGCGCGGGCTCGGGCTGCGGCGGATCGCCCCGACCGTGCTCATCAGCACCATCCCGGTCGAGGTGCTGCTCCCCCGCCTCCGCGACCTCGGGGTCGCTCCCGTCGTCGAGTCGCCCGACGGCACGGTCCAGGTGCTGCGGCCCGACGTGCTCCGGGCCCGCACCCCCAAGGACCGCGGCCCGTCGCTGCGGTCGGTGCGCGGCTCGGCCCGGGTCGCCTCGGTGGTCGCCGCGATCCGCTCCGGCGACCGGGTCGCCGCGGTCCGGCCGACCACCCCGACGACGCCGCTGACGCCGTCCGGAGCGCTGGCGGCGCTGCGCGAGGCGATCGAGGCCCGCGTCACCGTCCTGATCGGCTACGTCGACAACCAGGGCGTCTCCTCCGAGCGGGTCGTCGACCCCCGCACGATCGAGGGCGGGTCGCTGCAGGCCTACGACCACCGCGCCGACGACGTCCGCGCGTTCGCGGTGCACCGGATCACGACCGTGCGCCCGCTGTCGCCGTCGGCCTGA